The following are encoded together in the Streptococcus oralis genome:
- a CDS encoding ABC transporter permease, with amino-acid sequence MKKTTSKLFVVPYMLWIALFVLAPLVLIFSQSFFNIEGQFSLENYKSYFASQNLTYLKMSFNSVLYAGIVTLVTLLISYPTALFLTRLKHRQLWLMLIILPTWINLLLKAYAFIGIFGQNGSINQFLEFIGIGSQQLLFTDFSFIFVASYIELPFMILPIFNVLDDMDNNLINASYDLGATKWETFRHVIFPLSMNGVRSGVQSVFIPSLSLFMLTRLIGGNRVITLGTAIEQNFLTNDNYGMGSTIGVILILTMFITMWVTKERRER; translated from the coding sequence ATGAAGAAAACAACCTCTAAACTCTTTGTAGTGCCCTACATGCTTTGGATTGCCCTCTTTGTTCTCGCACCCTTGGTCTTGATTTTCAGTCAATCCTTTTTCAACATTGAAGGGCAGTTTAGTTTAGAAAACTATAAATCCTACTTTGCGTCACAAAACTTGACCTATCTTAAAATGAGCTTCAACTCTGTGCTCTATGCTGGGATTGTAACCCTAGTGACACTTCTTATCAGCTATCCAACAGCCCTCTTTTTGACCCGTCTCAAGCACCGTCAACTCTGGCTCATGCTGATTATCCTGCCAACATGGATTAACCTGCTCCTCAAGGCCTATGCCTTTATCGGGATTTTTGGTCAAAATGGCTCTATTAACCAATTTTTGGAATTCATCGGAATCGGTTCGCAGCAGTTGCTCTTTACGGATTTCTCCTTTATCTTTGTTGCAAGCTACATTGAGCTTCCCTTTATGATTTTGCCGATTTTCAATGTCTTGGACGATATGGACAACAATCTTATCAATGCCAGCTACGACCTCGGTGCGACCAAGTGGGAAACCTTCCGCCATGTTATCTTTCCTCTATCTATGAACGGGGTGAGAAGTGGGGTTCAGTCCGTCTTTATTCCCAGCTTGAGTCTCTTCATGCTGACACGTTTGATTGGGGGTAACCGTGTTATCACGCTGGGAACGGCTATTGAGCAGAACTTCCTGACCAATGACAACTACGGTATGGGTTCAACCATTGGTGTGATCCTCATCCTAACCATGTTCATCACCATGTGGGTGACCAAGGAAAGGAGAGAACGATGA
- a CDS encoding ABC transporter permease, with the protein MKKFANLYLAFVFIILYLPIFYLIGYAFNAGDDMNSFTGFSLSHFQTMFGDGRLMLILTQTFFLAFLSALIATIIGTFGAIYIYQSRKKYQETFLSLNNILMVAPDVMIGASFLILFTQLKFSLGFLTVLSSHVAFSIPIVVLMVLPRLKEMNDDMIHAAYDLGASQFQMFKEIMLPYLTPSIIAGYFMAFTYSLDDFAVTFFVTGNGFSTLSVEIYSRARKGISLEINALSALVFLFSIILVVGYYFISREKEEQA; encoded by the coding sequence ATGAAAAAATTTGCCAATCTCTACCTAGCCTTTGTCTTTATCATCCTTTATTTGCCGATTTTTTACCTGATTGGTTACGCCTTTAACGCAGGCGATGATATGAACAGCTTTACTGGTTTTAGCTTGAGCCATTTTCAAACCATGTTTGGTGATGGTCGTCTCATGTTGATCCTCACTCAAACCTTTTTCTTGGCCTTTCTATCAGCCTTGATTGCAACCATTATTGGGACTTTTGGTGCCATTTATATCTATCAGTCTCGTAAGAAATACCAAGAGACCTTTCTATCTCTTAATAATATTTTGATGGTTGCGCCTGACGTTATGATTGGTGCCAGCTTCTTGATTCTCTTTACCCAGCTTAAGTTTTCACTTGGCTTTTTGACGGTTCTATCTAGTCACGTGGCATTCTCCATCCCAATCGTGGTCTTGATGGTCTTGCCACGTCTCAAGGAGATGAATGATGACATGATTCATGCAGCCTATGACTTGGGAGCCAGCCAGTTTCAGATGTTCAAGGAAATCATGCTTCCGTACCTGACTCCGTCTATCATTGCAGGTTATTTCATGGCCTTCACCTATTCGCTGGATGATTTTGCCGTGACCTTCTTTGTCACAGGGAATGGCTTTTCGACCCTCTCGGTTGAGATCTACTCTCGTGCTCGTAAGGGGATTTCGCTAGAAATCAATGCCCTCTCTGCCCTGGTCTTTCTCTTTAGTATTATCCTAGTTGTTGGCTATTACTTTATCTCACGTGAGAAGGAGGAGCAAGCATGA
- a CDS encoding ABC transporter substrate-binding protein, whose amino-acid sequence MKKLYSFLAGIVSIILVLWGIATHLDSKINSRDSQKLVIYNWGDYIDPELLEKFTEETGIQVQYETFDSNEAMYTKIKQGGTTYDIAIPSEYMINKMKDEDLLVPLDYSKIEGIENIGPEFLNQSFDPGNKFSIPYFWGTLGIVYNETMIDEAPEHWDDLWKPEYKDSIMLFDGAREVLGLGLNSLGYSLNSKDPQQLEETVDKLYKLTPNIKAIVADEMKGYMIQNNAAIGVTFSGEASQMLEKNPNLKYVVPTEASNLWFDNMVIPKTVKNQDAAYAFINFMLKPENALKNAEYVGYSTPNLPAKEMLPEETREDKSFYPDADTMKQLEVYEKFDHKWTGKYSDLFL is encoded by the coding sequence ATGAAAAAACTCTATTCATTTTTAGCAGGAATTGTATCGATTATCCTTGTCTTGTGGGGGATTGCGACTCATCTAGATAGTAAAATCAATAGCCGAGACAGTCAGAAATTGGTTATCTACAACTGGGGGGACTATATCGATCCAGAACTCTTGGAGAAATTCACCGAAGAAACAGGAATCCAAGTACAGTACGAGACCTTTGATTCTAACGAAGCCATGTATACCAAGATCAAGCAGGGTGGAACAACCTATGATATTGCCATCCCAAGTGAATACATGATCAACAAGATGAAGGACGAAGACCTCTTAGTTCCGCTTGATTATTCAAAAATTGAAGGAATCGAAAATATCGGACCTGAGTTCCTCAACCAGTCTTTTGACCCGGGCAACAAATTCTCCATCCCATACTTCTGGGGGACCTTGGGAATTGTTTACAATGAAACCATGATAGATGAGGCGCCCGAGCATTGGGATGACCTCTGGAAACCAGAATACAAGGATTCCATTATGCTCTTTGATGGGGCGCGTGAGGTACTGGGACTCGGGCTTAACTCACTTGGTTACAGTCTCAACTCCAAGGATCCTCAGCAGTTGGAAGAGACAGTGGATAAGCTCTACAAATTGACTCCAAATATCAAGGCCATTGTGGCAGACGAGATGAAGGGTTACATGATTCAGAATAATGCTGCTATTGGTGTGACCTTTTCCGGGGAGGCCAGCCAGATGTTGGAGAAAAATCCTAACCTCAAGTATGTCGTTCCGACTGAGGCCAGCAATCTCTGGTTTGATAACATGGTCATTCCAAAAACTGTGAAAAACCAGGATGCTGCCTATGCCTTTATCAATTTTATGTTGAAACCCGAAAATGCTCTGAAAAATGCTGAGTATGTGGGCTACTCAACACCAAACCTGCCAGCCAAGGAAATGCTCCCAGAGGAGACTCGTGAGGACAAATCCTTCTATCCAGACGCTGATACCATGAAACAACTAGAAGTTTATGAAAAGTTTGACCATAAATGGACAGGAAAATACAGCGACCTCTTCCTATAA
- a CDS encoding LURP-one-related/scramblase family protein, translating to MKTFLVKQKFRLGGERFDIKDDRGVVNYQVEGSFFQIPKTFTIYDAYGEQVSEISKEFFTLLPRFTIQLRNGSNFVIRKKLTFWRDKYEFDNLGLRIEGNIWDLNFKLLDDRDQVIAEIRKEIFHLTSTYTVTVYEDSYADLVISLCVAIDYVEMLESQSN from the coding sequence ATGAAGACATTTCTTGTCAAACAAAAGTTTCGTCTTGGAGGCGAACGCTTCGATATCAAGGATGATAGAGGAGTAGTGAACTATCAGGTGGAGGGATCATTTTTCCAAATTCCTAAGACCTTTACCATCTATGACGCCTATGGTGAGCAAGTCAGTGAGATTAGTAAAGAATTTTTCACTTTGCTTCCTCGCTTTACTATCCAGTTACGAAACGGTTCCAATTTCGTCATTCGCAAGAAGTTGACCTTCTGGCGAGATAAGTATGAGTTTGACAATCTAGGGCTTCGTATCGAGGGCAATATCTGGGATTTGAATTTCAAATTGCTGGATGACCGCGACCAAGTGATTGCCGAGATTCGGAAAGAAATTTTCCATTTGACCTCAACCTACACCGTAACCGTCTATGAAGACTCGTATGCAGATTTGGTCATTTCCCTTTGTGTCGCGATTGACTATGTGGAGATGCTGGAAAGCCAATCAAATTAA
- the alaS gene encoding alanine--tRNA ligase — protein MKQLSSAQVRQMWLDFWASKGHSVEPSVSLVPVNDPTLLWINSGVATLKKYFDGTIIPENPRITNAQKAIRTNDIENVGKTARHHTMFEMLGNFSIGDYFRDEAITWAYELLTSPEWFDFPAEKLYMTYYPEDKDSYNRWIEVGVDPSHLIPIEDNFWEIGAGPSGPDTEIFFDRGEAFDPENIGIRLLAEDIENDRYIEIWNIVLSQFNADPAVPRSEYKELPHKNIDTGAGLERLVAVIQGAKTNFETDLFMPIIREVEKLSGKVYDQDGDNMSFKVIADHIRSLSFAIGDGALPGNEGRGYVLRRLLRRASMHGQKLGINEPFLYKLVPTVGKIMESYYPEVLEKRDFIEKIVKSEEESFARTLHSGQHFAETIVSDLKAKGQSVIAGSDVFKLYDTYGFPVELTAEIAEEAGMTVDREGFEAAMKEQQERARASAVKGGSMGMQNETLQNITVESVFNYNASQLPSKLVAIVADNAEVEAVSEGTASLIFAETPFYAEMGGQVADHGQILDAAGNIVATVTDVQKAPNGQALHTVEVHAPLTLNAEYTLAIDTDRRLRVMKNHTATHLLHAALHNILGSHATQAGSLNEVEFLRFDFTHFQAVTAEELRAIEQQVNEKIWEAIAVKTVETDIDTAKEMGAMALFGEKYGKEVRVVTIGDYSVELCGGTHVGNTSEIGLFKIVKEEGIGSGTRRILAVTGKEAFEAYREQEDALKAVASTLKAPQLKEVPHKVEGLQEQLRQLQKENAELKEKAAAAAAGDVFKDVKEVNGHRYIASQVSVSDASALRTFADNWKQKDYSDVLVLVAAIGYKVNVLVASKTKDVHAGNLVKELAPIVDGRGGGKPDMAMAGGSNQAKIQELLDAVAGKL, from the coding sequence ATGAAACAACTATCTAGTGCTCAAGTTCGCCAAATGTGGCTAGATTTCTGGGCAAGCAAAGGTCACTCTGTAGAACCATCAGTGAGCTTGGTTCCAGTAAACGATCCAACTCTTTTGTGGATCAACTCTGGGGTAGCAACCCTTAAGAAATATTTTGACGGAACCATCATTCCTGAAAATCCACGTATTACCAATGCGCAAAAAGCCATCCGTACCAACGACATCGAAAACGTAGGGAAGACTGCGCGTCACCATACCATGTTTGAAATGTTGGGGAACTTCTCTATCGGGGATTACTTCCGTGACGAAGCCATCACTTGGGCTTACGAGCTTTTGACAAGCCCAGAATGGTTTGATTTCCCAGCTGAAAAACTTTATATGACCTACTATCCTGAAGATAAGGATTCTTACAACCGCTGGATTGAAGTAGGAGTGGATCCAAGCCACTTGATTCCAATTGAGGACAACTTCTGGGAAATCGGTGCGGGACCTTCTGGACCTGATACTGAGATCTTCTTTGACCGTGGAGAAGCATTTGACCCAGAAAATATAGGTATTCGCCTTCTTGCAGAAGATATCGAAAACGACCGTTACATCGAAATCTGGAACATCGTTTTGTCACAATTTAACGCAGACCCTGCTGTACCTCGTAGTGAGTACAAGGAATTGCCACACAAGAATATTGATACGGGCGCTGGTTTGGAGCGTTTGGTGGCAGTTATCCAAGGGGCTAAGACAAACTTTGAAACTGACCTCTTCATGCCAATCATTCGTGAAGTTGAGAAATTGTCTGGTAAGGTCTACGACCAAGATGGCGACAACATGAGCTTCAAGGTCATCGCTGACCACATCCGTTCCCTTTCATTTGCCATCGGTGATGGTGCTCTTCCAGGAAATGAAGGTCGTGGTTATGTCCTTCGTCGTCTACTCCGTCGTGCTTCTATGCACGGTCAAAAATTGGGCATCAACGAGCCTTTCCTTTACAAACTCGTTCCAACTGTTGGAAAAATCATGGAAAGCTACTACCCAGAAGTGCTTGAAAAGCGGGACTTTATCGAAAAAATCGTTAAGAGCGAAGAAGAGTCATTTGCTCGTACCCTTCACTCAGGTCAACACTTTGCAGAAACCATTGTATCTGACTTGAAAGCGAAAGGACAAAGCGTTATCGCTGGTTCAGATGTCTTCAAACTCTACGATACATATGGATTCCCAGTTGAATTGACAGCAGAAATCGCTGAAGAAGCTGGCATGACGGTAGACCGTGAAGGTTTTGAAGCAGCCATGAAAGAACAGCAAGAGCGTGCGCGTGCGTCAGCTGTCAAAGGTGGCTCTATGGGCATGCAAAATGAGACCCTTCAAAACATCACAGTGGAAAGTGTCTTTAACTACAATGCCAGCCAATTGCCTTCTAAATTGGTAGCTATCGTAGCGGATAATGCAGAAGTAGAAGCTGTTTCTGAAGGAACTGCCTCTCTCATCTTTGCGGAAACACCATTCTACGCTGAAATGGGTGGACAAGTAGCTGACCACGGTCAAATCTTGGATGCTGCTGGAAACATCGTAGCTACAGTGACAGATGTTCAAAAAGCACCAAATGGCCAAGCTCTTCATACTGTTGAAGTCCATGCTCCACTTACTTTGAATGCAGAATACACTTTGGCAATTGATACGGATCGTCGTCTTCGTGTCATGAAGAACCACACAGCGACTCACTTGCTCCATGCCGCTCTTCACAATATCCTTGGTAGCCACGCAACTCAAGCAGGATCTCTTAATGAAGTAGAATTCCTTCGCTTTGACTTTACCCACTTCCAAGCAGTTACGGCTGAAGAATTGCGTGCCATTGAACAGCAAGTCAACGAGAAAATCTGGGAAGCAATTGCAGTTAAGACTGTTGAGACAGATATTGACACAGCTAAGGAAATGGGAGCTATGGCCCTCTTTGGTGAGAAGTATGGCAAGGAAGTCCGTGTTGTGACTATCGGTGACTACTCTGTGGAACTCTGTGGTGGTACCCACGTTGGCAACACTTCTGAAATTGGCCTCTTCAAGATTGTCAAAGAAGAAGGGATTGGTTCAGGAACTCGTCGTATCTTGGCAGTGACTGGTAAAGAAGCCTTTGAAGCCTACCGTGAACAAGAAGACGCTCTTAAAGCTGTTGCATCAACTCTTAAAGCACCTCAACTCAAGGAAGTACCTCACAAGGTTGAAGGCCTTCAAGAGCAACTCCGTCAATTGCAAAAAGAAAATGCAGAATTGAAGGAAAAAGCAGCAGCTGCAGCGGCAGGTGATGTCTTTAAGGATGTGAAGGAAGTCAACGGACACCGTTACATTGCAAGCCAAGTTTCTGTATCAGATGCAAGTGCCCTTCGTACCTTTGCGGATAACTGGAAACAAAAAGACTACTCTGATGTGCTTGTCCTAGTTGCCGCTATTGGTTACAAGGTCAATGTCCTCGTAGCAAGCAAGACTAAAGATGTACACGCAGGAAACTTGGTTAAAGAATTGGCTCCAATCGTCGATGGACGTGGTGGTGGTAAACCAGACATGGCTATGGCAGGAGGAAGCAACCAAGCTAAGATCCAGGAATTGCTGGATGCCGTAGCAGGTAAATTGTAA
- a CDS encoding alpha-amylase codes for MQNQTLMQYFEWYLPHDGQHWTRLAEDASHLAHLGISHVWMPPAFKATNEKDVGYGVYDLFDLGEFHQKGTVRTKYGFKEDYLQAIQTLKAQGIQPMADVVLNHKAAADHMEAFQVIEVDPEDRTVQLSEPFTINGWTHFTFDGRQDTYNNFHWHWYHFTGTDYDAKRRKSGIYLIQGDNKGWANEELVDNENGNYDYLMYADLDFKHPEVIQNIYDWADWFMETTGVAGFRLDAVKHIDSFFMGNFIRDMKEKYGDDFYVFGEFWNPDKEANLDYLEKTEERFDLVDVRLHQNLFEASQTGASYDLRNIFTDSLVELKPDKAVTFVDNHDTQRGQALESTVEEWFKPAAYALILLRQDGLPCVFYGDYYGISGQFAQQDFKEVLDRLLAIRKDRAYGEQTDYFDDANCIGWVRSGAEHQSPIAVLISNDQENSKSMFVGQEWTNQTFVDLLENHPAQVTINAEGYGEFPVAAGSVSVWAVK; via the coding sequence ATGCAAAATCAGACACTTATGCAATACTTTGAATGGTATCTGCCTCACGACGGCCAACACTGGACGCGACTGGCTGAAGATGCTTCACACCTAGCTCATCTGGGGATTAGCCATGTCTGGATGCCACCTGCCTTCAAGGCAACCAACGAAAAAGATGTCGGCTATGGTGTTTACGATCTTTTTGACCTAGGCGAATTTCACCAAAAAGGGACTGTCCGTACCAAGTATGGGTTTAAAGAAGACTATCTTCAAGCCATTCAAACTCTAAAGGCACAGGGAATTCAACCTATGGCCGATGTGGTGCTCAATCACAAGGCTGCTGCCGATCACATGGAAGCCTTTCAGGTTATTGAAGTGGACCCTGAGGACCGTACCGTTCAACTAAGCGAGCCCTTTACTATCAATGGCTGGACTCACTTTACTTTCGATGGTCGCCAAGATACCTACAATAACTTCCACTGGCACTGGTACCACTTCACAGGTACAGACTACGATGCCAAGCGCCGTAAGTCTGGCATTTATCTGATCCAGGGAGACAATAAAGGTTGGGCCAACGAGGAATTGGTCGATAACGAAAACGGTAACTACGACTACCTCATGTATGCTGACCTAGACTTTAAGCATCCTGAAGTCATCCAAAACATCTATGACTGGGCTGACTGGTTCATGGAAACGACTGGTGTAGCTGGTTTCCGCTTGGATGCCGTTAAGCACATCGACTCCTTCTTTATGGGTAATTTCATCCGTGATATGAAGGAAAAATACGGTGACGATTTCTATGTTTTCGGAGAATTTTGGAACCCTGACAAGGAAGCCAACCTAGACTATCTTGAAAAAACAGAAGAACGCTTTGACCTTGTCGATGTTCGCCTCCACCAGAATCTCTTTGAAGCCAGTCAAACTGGAGCAAGTTACGATCTTCGTAACATTTTCACAGATAGCTTGGTTGAACTAAAACCCGATAAGGCTGTAACCTTTGTCGACAACCATGATACTCAACGAGGACAAGCCCTTGAGTCTACTGTTGAAGAATGGTTCAAGCCAGCAGCCTATGCCCTTATTCTATTACGCCAAGATGGGCTTCCATGTGTCTTTTACGGAGACTATTATGGTATTTCTGGGCAATTTGCTCAACAAGATTTCAAAGAAGTTCTTGATCGTCTCCTAGCCATCCGAAAAGACAGGGCCTATGGAGAGCAAACAGACTACTTTGATGATGCTAACTGTATCGGTTGGGTTCGTTCAGGTGCTGAACATCAATCTCCAATCGCTGTCCTTATCTCAAATGACCAAGAAAACAGCAAATCTATGTTTGTCGGCCAAGAATGGACTAACCAAACCTTTGTTGATCTCCTTGAAAATCATCCAGCACAAGTTACAATCAATGCTGAAGGTTATGGAGAATTTCCAGTAGCAGCGGGTTCAGTCAGTGTCTGGGCGGTTAAATAA
- a CDS encoding class I SAM-dependent rRNA methyltransferase yields the protein MNRIRVSRRVEKKLAKGLVLLEASDLTDIELTDQAVEVLSQDGKFLGSAYLSQQNKGIGWLVSKEKVGFNQSFFETLFRKSKEARKPYYQDDLTTAFRLFNQEGDGFGGLTVDLYGDYAVFSWYNSFVYQIRVLIINAFKEVFPEVLGAYEKIRFKGLDYESAYVYGEEAPDYFTVLENGVLYQVFMNDGLMTGIFLDQHEVRGSLVDGLAMGKSLLNMFSYTAAFSVAAAMGGASETTSVDLAKRSRELSEAHFQANGLSTDNHRFIVMDVFEYFKYAKRKGLTYDVIVLDPPSFARNKKQTFSVAKDYHKLISQSLEILNPGGIIIASTNAANVSRQKFTEQIDKGFAGRRYQVLNQYGLPADFAYNKKDESSNYLKVISMKVSR from the coding sequence ATGAATAGAATTAGGGTCAGCAGACGTGTTGAAAAAAAGCTAGCTAAGGGTCTAGTTCTTTTGGAAGCAAGTGATTTAACAGATATTGAACTGACGGATCAGGCAGTAGAAGTTCTTAGTCAAGACGGGAAGTTTTTAGGGAGTGCCTATCTTTCTCAGCAGAACAAGGGCATTGGCTGGTTGGTCAGCAAGGAAAAGGTTGGTTTCAACCAATCCTTCTTTGAAACTCTGTTTCGTAAGTCCAAGGAAGCTAGAAAGCCTTATTATCAAGATGACTTGACCACTGCCTTTCGCCTTTTTAACCAAGAGGGGGATGGTTTTGGTGGTCTGACTGTTGATCTCTATGGAGATTATGCTGTCTTTTCTTGGTACAATTCCTTTGTTTACCAGATTCGTGTGCTGATCATAAATGCTTTTAAGGAAGTTTTCCCTGAGGTCTTGGGGGCTTATGAAAAGATTCGTTTTAAAGGTCTAGACTACGAGTCTGCCTATGTTTATGGTGAGGAAGCGCCAGATTACTTTACTGTTCTTGAGAATGGCGTGCTCTATCAAGTCTTTATGAATGATGGCTTGATGACAGGGATTTTCCTAGACCAGCATGAGGTTCGTGGGAGTCTGGTTGACGGTCTAGCCATGGGCAAATCCTTGCTCAATATGTTCTCCTATACGGCTGCCTTTTCAGTTGCTGCAGCTATGGGAGGCGCGAGTGAGACGACTTCTGTCGACTTGGCCAAACGGTCTAGAGAGCTGTCAGAAGCTCATTTTCAGGCAAATGGACTCAGCACGGACAATCATCGTTTTATCGTTATGGATGTCTTTGAGTACTTCAAGTATGCCAAGCGAAAAGGCTTGACCTATGATGTGATTGTTCTTGATCCGCCAAGCTTTGCCCGCAATAAAAAACAAACATTCTCTGTAGCTAAGGACTATCACAAGTTGATTTCCCAGAGTCTAGAGATTTTAAATCCGGGAGGGATTATCATTGCCAGTACCAATGCTGCCAATGTTTCCCGCCAGAAATTTACAGAACAAATTGATAAAGGTTTTGCAGGAAGAAGGTATCAGGTCTTGAACCAATACGGACTTCCAGCAGACTTTGCCTATAATAAAAAAGATGAAAGCAGTAATTACCTCAAGGTGATTAGTATGAAGGTTAGTAGATGA
- the aroD gene encoding type I 3-dehydroquinate dehydratase, with product MKLIVSVMPRSLEEAQELDATRYEDADIIEWRADFLTKDAILQVAPAIFEKFAGRELVFTLRTRAEGGEIELSSEEYVQIIKEVTQLYQPDYVDFEYFSYKDVFEEMLDFPNLVLSYHNFQETPENMMEILSELTSLSPKVVKVSVMAHTEQDVLDLMNYTRGFKTLNPEQEYVTISMGKMGKVSRITSDVTGSSWSFASLDEASAPGQISLSNMKKIREILDEA from the coding sequence ATGAAATTAATCGTTTCAGTAATGCCAAGAAGTTTAGAAGAAGCGCAAGAACTGGATGCCACTAGGTATGAAGATGCCGATATCATTGAGTGGCGTGCGGACTTTCTTACAAAGGACGCTATTTTACAGGTAGCACCCGCTATCTTTGAGAAATTTGCAGGACGCGAACTTGTCTTTACCCTTCGGACCCGCGCTGAGGGAGGAGAAATCGAACTTTCCTCAGAAGAGTATGTTCAAATCATTAAGGAAGTTACTCAGCTTTATCAGCCGGATTATGTAGATTTTGAGTATTTCAGCTACAAGGACGTTTTTGAGGAAATGTTGGATTTTCCAAATCTTGTTTTGAGTTACCATAATTTCCAGGAGACACCTGAAAACATGATGGAAATTTTGTCTGAGTTGACCAGTCTCTCTCCGAAAGTGGTCAAGGTATCAGTTATGGCTCATACGGAGCAGGATGTTTTAGACCTGATGAATTACACTCGAGGATTTAAAACACTCAATCCTGAGCAAGAGTACGTGACCATTTCCATGGGGAAAATGGGCAAGGTATCACGCATTACTTCAGATGTGACGGGTTCGAGTTGGTCATTTGCTAGTCTGGATGAAGCGAGTGCCCCAGGTCAGATTTCGCTATCAAACATGAAGAAAATCAGGGAGATTTTGGATGAAGCTTGA
- a CDS encoding shikimate dehydrogenase, translated as MKLDGYTRLAAVVANPIKHSISPFIHNRAFEATAINGAYVAWEIEAGDLAETVANIRRYQMFGINLSMPYKEQVIPYLDELSDEARLIGAVNTVVNHNGTLIGYNTDGKGFFKSLPSFTISGKTMTILGAGGAAKSILAQAILDGASQISVFVRSVSTEKTRPYLDKLQEQTGFKVDLYALEDLSELQSRIAESDLLVNATSVGMDGQSSPVPESINLPEALLVADIIYQPFETPFLKWARSQGNPAVNGLGMLLYQAAEAFQLWTGKEMPTDEIWQSLTEKYQ; from the coding sequence ATGAAGCTTGATGGCTATACACGTTTAGCTGCAGTTGTTGCCAATCCCATCAAACACTCTATTTCGCCCTTTATCCACAATAGGGCCTTTGAGGCGACAGCTATTAATGGTGCCTATGTAGCTTGGGAGATTGAAGCGGGTGATTTGGCAGAAACAGTCGCCAATATTCGCCGTTACCAGATGTTTGGCATCAACCTGTCTATGCCTTACAAGGAGCAAGTGATTCCTTATCTGGATGAGTTGAGTGATGAGGCTCGTTTGATTGGGGCGGTTAATACGGTTGTTAATCATAATGGCACTTTAATTGGATATAATACAGATGGCAAGGGATTCTTTAAGAGCTTGCCTTCTTTTACAATTTCAGGTAAAACAATGACCATTTTGGGTGCAGGTGGTGCGGCCAAATCAATCTTGGCACAAGCCATTTTGGACGGGGCCAGTCAGATTTCAGTTTTTGTTCGTTCAGTTTCTACGGAAAAAACAAGACCTTACCTAGACAAGTTGCAGGAGCAAACAGGTTTTAAAGTGGACTTGTATGCTTTAGAAGATCTTTCTGAACTGCAATCAAGGATTGCCGAGTCGGACCTGCTCGTCAATGCGACCAGTGTAGGGATGGATGGCCAGTCGTCGCCAGTTCCAGAAAGTATCAATTTGCCAGAGGCTCTCTTGGTCGCAGACATCATTTACCAACCTTTTGAGACACCATTTTTGAAATGGGCTAGAAGTCAGGGCAATCCAGCCGTCAATGGTTTGGGAATGTTGCTCTATCAAGCTGCTGAAGCTTTTCAACTGTGGACAGGAAAAGAAATGCCGACAGATGAGATTTGGCAGTCCTTAACAGAAAAATACCAATAA